The following are from one region of the Silene latifolia isolate original U9 population chromosome 9, ASM4854445v1, whole genome shotgun sequence genome:
- the LOC141599173 gene encoding putative squamosa promoter-binding-like protein 19 isoform X1 has product MILSLLTIFNKEVDQMEWDPKSSTWNAMRKLELQLQDNNMFEASISSNNMFSVDLKLGSLEQMGDVPMMDTFKNSTSLTMGSNSTSSSPLSKRGRPRGTGAQTTVYCCVDGCNSDLSHGREYHRRHRVCERHSKTPVVLIGSKEQRFCQQCSRFHSLGEFDDTKRSCRKRLDGHNRRRRKSQPENVYMTTSGCFQTPHSSGSELLQFCCPENWPGNSEPEKALYGSRNHTLSNPESSMWSASCAKSEKQSPYLSGINHQTIFQSSPNDISAARTSTGSLDASFDRATVLSNSQCALSLLSSYPTQSSGMCMGTAIPPLIMSSSSQFPCSKGLEGESSASVSSSSTTTNSYIFGGFHPGQDGFSENRSSRIFPFSLQ; this is encoded by the exons GTAGATCAAATGGAGTGGGACCCAAAATCATCTACATGGAATGCAATGAGGAAGCTAGAATTACAATTACAAGACAATAATATGTTTGAAGCAAGCATTAGTAGCAACAACATGTTTTCAGTAGATCTCAAGCTTGGAAGTTTGGAACAAATGGGAGATGTTCCAATGATGGATACATTCAAGAATTCGACATCCTTGACGATGGGTTCTAATTCTACATCAAGCTCACCATTGTCTAAGAGAGGCCGACCTCGTGGCACTGGAGCTCAAACTACTGTTTACTGCTGTGTAGACGGGTGCAATTCTGATCTTAGTCATGGTAGGGAGTACCACCGGCGTCACAGGGTTTGTGAGCGTCATTCTAAGACGCCGGTTGTTCTTATTGGTTCCAAAGAACAGCGGTTTTGCCAGCAATGTAGCAG ATTTCATTCACTGGGAGAGTTTGATGACACAAAGAGAAGCTGTAGGAAACGTTTGGATGGACATAATCGACGACGGAGGAAATCACAGCCTGAAAATGTATACATGACCACCTCTGGTTGTTTTCAGACTCCTCATTCTTCAG GAAGCGAGCTACTGCAATTCTGTTGTCCAGAGAACTGGCCAGGGAATTCTGAACCCGAAAAAGCATTATATGGCAGTCGTAACCATACCCTCAGTAATCCAGAGTCTTCAATGTGGAGCGCAAGCTGTGCAAAATCAGAGAAACAATCGCCATATCTGTCAGGCATCAATCACCAAACAATATTCCAGTCGTCTCCCAACGACATTTCTGCAGCAAGAACAAGTACCGGCAGCCTGGATGCATCATTTGACAGAGCAACCGTGTTATCTAACTCACAGTGTGCTCTCTCTCTTCTGTCAAGCTACCCAACACAATCTTCAGGGATGTGCATGGGTACCGCCATACCGCCTTTGATAATGAGCTCATCGTCTCAATTTCCATGTTCTAAGGGATTGGAGGGCGAGAGTTCAGCTTCCGTATCTAGCTCAAGCACTACTACTAATTCTTACATCTTTGGAGGGTTTCACCCTGGACAAGACGGATTTTCTGAAAACAGGTCTTCTAGGATTTTCCCGTTTTCGTtgcagtaa
- the LOC141599173 gene encoding putative squamosa promoter-binding-like protein 19 isoform X2 — MEWDPKSSTWNAMRKLELQLQDNNMFEASISSNNMFSVDLKLGSLEQMGDVPMMDTFKNSTSLTMGSNSTSSSPLSKRGRPRGTGAQTTVYCCVDGCNSDLSHGREYHRRHRVCERHSKTPVVLIGSKEQRFCQQCSRFHSLGEFDDTKRSCRKRLDGHNRRRRKSQPENVYMTTSGCFQTPHSSGSELLQFCCPENWPGNSEPEKALYGSRNHTLSNPESSMWSASCAKSEKQSPYLSGINHQTIFQSSPNDISAARTSTGSLDASFDRATVLSNSQCALSLLSSYPTQSSGMCMGTAIPPLIMSSSSQFPCSKGLEGESSASVSSSSTTTNSYIFGGFHPGQDGFSENRSSRIFPFSLQ; from the exons ATGGAGTGGGACCCAAAATCATCTACATGGAATGCAATGAGGAAGCTAGAATTACAATTACAAGACAATAATATGTTTGAAGCAAGCATTAGTAGCAACAACATGTTTTCAGTAGATCTCAAGCTTGGAAGTTTGGAACAAATGGGAGATGTTCCAATGATGGATACATTCAAGAATTCGACATCCTTGACGATGGGTTCTAATTCTACATCAAGCTCACCATTGTCTAAGAGAGGCCGACCTCGTGGCACTGGAGCTCAAACTACTGTTTACTGCTGTGTAGACGGGTGCAATTCTGATCTTAGTCATGGTAGGGAGTACCACCGGCGTCACAGGGTTTGTGAGCGTCATTCTAAGACGCCGGTTGTTCTTATTGGTTCCAAAGAACAGCGGTTTTGCCAGCAATGTAGCAG ATTTCATTCACTGGGAGAGTTTGATGACACAAAGAGAAGCTGTAGGAAACGTTTGGATGGACATAATCGACGACGGAGGAAATCACAGCCTGAAAATGTATACATGACCACCTCTGGTTGTTTTCAGACTCCTCATTCTTCAG GAAGCGAGCTACTGCAATTCTGTTGTCCAGAGAACTGGCCAGGGAATTCTGAACCCGAAAAAGCATTATATGGCAGTCGTAACCATACCCTCAGTAATCCAGAGTCTTCAATGTGGAGCGCAAGCTGTGCAAAATCAGAGAAACAATCGCCATATCTGTCAGGCATCAATCACCAAACAATATTCCAGTCGTCTCCCAACGACATTTCTGCAGCAAGAACAAGTACCGGCAGCCTGGATGCATCATTTGACAGAGCAACCGTGTTATCTAACTCACAGTGTGCTCTCTCTCTTCTGTCAAGCTACCCAACACAATCTTCAGGGATGTGCATGGGTACCGCCATACCGCCTTTGATAATGAGCTCATCGTCTCAATTTCCATGTTCTAAGGGATTGGAGGGCGAGAGTTCAGCTTCCGTATCTAGCTCAAGCACTACTACTAATTCTTACATCTTTGGAGGGTTTCACCCTGGACAAGACGGATTTTCTGAAAACAGGTCTTCTAGGATTTTCCCGTTTTCGTtgcagtaa
- the LOC141602438 gene encoding uncharacterized protein LOC141602438, with amino-acid sequence MCRISEYNHDYPCKNTNSNLNRRLTLTTFTLNLSLSSTSSSSNLPETLTLVFLPRVNGARIQVNGVKIRPVSPAFVTLYRTRAAAYSAVGEIKVCDGAAFEVHAAEIRVLKGVFREINGEELGKSWRVECKYMGDERRIDVMGVKVTEMEVVVVAEECSGVLLKAKAKAEGKMKGFRRVLLAEIPEVMEDDVEEGQGDGEEEEEGKKWDEAAEMVEAEMDGVKWVVEVGFWVGCLGVGLLVSRVSSRSLWRRKLLV; translated from the coding sequence ATGTGTCGAATCTCCGAGTACAATCATGATTACCCATGCAAAAACACCAATAGCAATCTCAACCGCCGCTTAACACTAACCACTTTCACTCTAAACCTTTCTCTCTCTTCCACCTCATCATCATCCAACCTTCCAGAAACGTTGACCCTGGTCTTCCTTCCCAGAGTCAACGGCGCCCGAATCCAAGTCAACGGGGTCAAAATCCGACCTGTTTCACCTGCCTTCGTCACCCTATACCGCACACGCGCCGCCGCCTACTCTGCTGTAGGGGAAATTAAGGTTTGTGATGGGGCGGCGTTTGAGGTGCACGCGGCGGagattagggttttgaagggAGTGTTTAGGGAAATTAATGGTGAAGAATTGGGGAAATCATGGAGGGTGGAGTGTAAGTATATGGGTGATGAGAGGAGGATTGATGTTATGGGGGTGAAGGTGACAGAGATGGAGGTGGTGGTTGTGGCGGAGGAGTGTAGTGGGGTGCTGTTGAAGGCAAAAGCGAAAGCGGAAGGGAAGATGAAGGGGTTTAGGAGGGTTTTGTTGGCGGAGATTCCGGAAGTAATGGAGGATGATGTGGAGGAGGGGCAGGGGgatggggaggaggaggaggaggggaaGAAATGGGATGAAGCGGCGGAGATGGTGGAAGCGGAGATGGATGGGGTGAAGTGGGTTGTGGAGGTGGGGTTTTGGGTTGGGTGTTTAGGTGTTGGTTTGTTGGTTTCTAGGGTGTCTTCTAGATCGTTGTGGCGGAGAAAGTTGTTGGTATGA
- the LOC141599175 gene encoding uncharacterized protein LOC141599175 isoform X1, with protein MGIALSLSRTNAPNGQENVTGSRRSSFRRARSQVENTLRDLGDYLPLYKAAVRGEWRDARKFFDEDPEALTAKITIASETALHIAVGTGEAIEFVEKLVREMTTENLALTDLHGETALSIAAAVGNIAAAKILVNKNPDLPNIPGKYGFPIHKAARFGHKEMVLYLMDVTRDDILTNPFVGEDGGRLLIDVIAADFYDVAFDLVKRYPEIATVELNGLGSPLSVLARKSIAFTSSRAATPATRWSYPLRTVLSCFRKGMIENKARELAKALCKEILELDDSRVFSLLRGPLHDAAKLGIPEIIEEIVEAFPPAIWFTDEDNYNVFQLAVLNRREHVFNLIYQMSSFRFLITSCNDQQDNNMLHLVARLPPSGRLHLVSGPAFLMRREMKWFQEVEKFVQPAQRVAKNKQGETPKMVFRKAHQQLMKQGVKWIKQTTSSSTVFATLIATVAFTGGMHVPEGNKNGPPVLMQRGALIMFVTADAISLTLSVVSIMFFLSIITSRNSEVKFLSSCPRRLYIGLSILLASISTMLMAFTVALFLLLGPTTAKHHILWSIWVPFMLLAALTPMFLPIQWFIGERKLFGRKSSRKLH; from the exons ATGGGTATTGCGTTATCACTATCAAGGACCAATGCGCCTAACGGTCAAGAGAATGTCACGGGTAGCCGAAGGTCAT CGTTTAGGCGGGCAAGAAGTCAAGTGGAAAATACGTTGAGGGATCTAGGAGATTACTTGCCGTTGTACAAAGCTGCCGTTAGAGGTGAATGGAGAGACGCTAGAAAGTTTTTCGATGAAGACCCTGAGGCCCTGACTGCCAAGATTACTATTGCCTCCGAAACTGCACTTCACATAGCGGTTGGGACTGGTGAAGCCATTGAGTTTGTAGAAAAGTTGGTTAGAGAGATGACTACAGAGAATTTGGCCCTGACGGACCTGCATGGTGAAACTGCACTTTCAATTGCGGCCGCCGTAGGAAACATTGCAGCTGCTAAGATACTTGTGAACAAGAATCCTGATTTGCCAAATATTCCAGGCAAATATGGCTTTCCAATTCACAAGGCTGCCCGTTTTGGTCATAAGGAGATGGTTTTGTATCTTATGGATGTCACAAGAGACGACATTTTGACTAATCCCTTTGTAGGGGAAGATGGAGGACGTCTTCTTATCGATGTAATAGCTGCCGACTTTTATG ATGTTGCTTTTGATCTAGTAAAACGGTATCCTGAAATTGCGACTGTGGAGCTCAACGGTTTAGGCTCCCCCTTATCTGTGCTTGCTAGGAAGTCAATTGCTTTCACTAGTAGTCGAGCTGCTACACCTGCTACTCGTTGGAGCTACCCCTTGCGTACTG TATTATCATGTTTCAGAAAAGGGATGATAGAAAATAAAGCCCGTGAGCTTGCTAAAGCGTTATGCAAAGAGATACTAGAGTTGGACGATTCCAGAGTATTTTCGTTGCTTCGGGGACCTCTCCACGATGCAGCCAAGTTAGGGATTCCTGAGATCATAGAAGAAATTGTGGAGGCTTTCCCTCCAGCAATATGGTTTACTGATGAGGATAATTATAACGTGTTTCAATTGGCGGTATTGAATCGTCGTGAACATGTTTTTAATCTGATTTACCAAATGAGTAGTTTCAGGTTTCTAATAACTAGTTGCAATGATCAACAAGACAATAACATGCTCCATTTAGTTGCCAGATTACCTCCTTCAGGAAGGTTACATCTTGTATCTGGTCCTGCTTTTCTTATGCGGCGGGAGATGAAATGGTTTCAG GAAGTAGAAAAATTCGTGCAGCCGGCACAGAGAGTGGCAAAGAACAAACAAGGTGAAACACCAAAAATGGTGTTCAGGAAGGCGCATCAACAATTGATGAAGCAAGGGGTAAAATGGATAAAACAAACGACTTCATCATCTACGGTATTTGCAACACTTATAGCAACGGTAGCCTTTACCGGTGGTATGCATGTTCCTGAAGGCAATAAAAATGGTCCCCCGGTACTAATGCAGAGGGGGGCATTGATTATGTTTGTTACCGCAGACGCGATATCCCTTACTTTATCAGTTGTTTCGATCATGTTCTTCTTGTCCATCATTACTTCACGCAATTCGGAGGTCAAATTCCTCTCTAGTTGTCCTCGACGGTTATATATCGGCTTAAGTATCCTACTCGCTTCCATTAGTACCATGCTAATGGCGTTTACTGTTGCCTTGTTCCTTCTACTCGGTCCTACCACCGCCAAACACCATATTCTGTGGAGTATATGGGTCCCATTCATGTTGTTAGCTGCTTTGACCCCAATGTTCCTCCCAATTCAATGGTTCATTGGTGAACGAAAATTGTTCGGAAGGAAAAGCTCGCGTAAACTTCATTAA
- the LOC141599175 gene encoding uncharacterized protein LOC141599175 isoform X2, translated as MTTENLALTDLHGETALSIAAAVGNIAAAKILVNKNPDLPNIPGKYGFPIHKAARFGHKEMVLYLMDVTRDDILTNPFVGEDGGRLLIDVIAADFYDVAFDLVKRYPEIATVELNGLGSPLSVLARKSIAFTSSRAATPATRWSYPLRTVLSCFRKGMIENKARELAKALCKEILELDDSRVFSLLRGPLHDAAKLGIPEIIEEIVEAFPPAIWFTDEDNYNVFQLAVLNRREHVFNLIYQMSSFRFLITSCNDQQDNNMLHLVARLPPSGRLHLVSGPAFLMRREMKWFQEVEKFVQPAQRVAKNKQGETPKMVFRKAHQQLMKQGVKWIKQTTSSSTVFATLIATVAFTGGMHVPEGNKNGPPVLMQRGALIMFVTADAISLTLSVVSIMFFLSIITSRNSEVKFLSSCPRRLYIGLSILLASISTMLMAFTVALFLLLGPTTAKHHILWSIWVPFMLLAALTPMFLPIQWFIGERKLFGRKSSRKLH; from the exons ATGACTACAGAGAATTTGGCCCTGACGGACCTGCATGGTGAAACTGCACTTTCAATTGCGGCCGCCGTAGGAAACATTGCAGCTGCTAAGATACTTGTGAACAAGAATCCTGATTTGCCAAATATTCCAGGCAAATATGGCTTTCCAATTCACAAGGCTGCCCGTTTTGGTCATAAGGAGATGGTTTTGTATCTTATGGATGTCACAAGAGACGACATTTTGACTAATCCCTTTGTAGGGGAAGATGGAGGACGTCTTCTTATCGATGTAATAGCTGCCGACTTTTATG ATGTTGCTTTTGATCTAGTAAAACGGTATCCTGAAATTGCGACTGTGGAGCTCAACGGTTTAGGCTCCCCCTTATCTGTGCTTGCTAGGAAGTCAATTGCTTTCACTAGTAGTCGAGCTGCTACACCTGCTACTCGTTGGAGCTACCCCTTGCGTACTG TATTATCATGTTTCAGAAAAGGGATGATAGAAAATAAAGCCCGTGAGCTTGCTAAAGCGTTATGCAAAGAGATACTAGAGTTGGACGATTCCAGAGTATTTTCGTTGCTTCGGGGACCTCTCCACGATGCAGCCAAGTTAGGGATTCCTGAGATCATAGAAGAAATTGTGGAGGCTTTCCCTCCAGCAATATGGTTTACTGATGAGGATAATTATAACGTGTTTCAATTGGCGGTATTGAATCGTCGTGAACATGTTTTTAATCTGATTTACCAAATGAGTAGTTTCAGGTTTCTAATAACTAGTTGCAATGATCAACAAGACAATAACATGCTCCATTTAGTTGCCAGATTACCTCCTTCAGGAAGGTTACATCTTGTATCTGGTCCTGCTTTTCTTATGCGGCGGGAGATGAAATGGTTTCAG GAAGTAGAAAAATTCGTGCAGCCGGCACAGAGAGTGGCAAAGAACAAACAAGGTGAAACACCAAAAATGGTGTTCAGGAAGGCGCATCAACAATTGATGAAGCAAGGGGTAAAATGGATAAAACAAACGACTTCATCATCTACGGTATTTGCAACACTTATAGCAACGGTAGCCTTTACCGGTGGTATGCATGTTCCTGAAGGCAATAAAAATGGTCCCCCGGTACTAATGCAGAGGGGGGCATTGATTATGTTTGTTACCGCAGACGCGATATCCCTTACTTTATCAGTTGTTTCGATCATGTTCTTCTTGTCCATCATTACTTCACGCAATTCGGAGGTCAAATTCCTCTCTAGTTGTCCTCGACGGTTATATATCGGCTTAAGTATCCTACTCGCTTCCATTAGTACCATGCTAATGGCGTTTACTGTTGCCTTGTTCCTTCTACTCGGTCCTACCACCGCCAAACACCATATTCTGTGGAGTATATGGGTCCCATTCATGTTGTTAGCTGCTTTGACCCCAATGTTCCTCCCAATTCAATGGTTCATTGGTGAACGAAAATTGTTCGGAAGGAAAAGCTCGCGTAAACTTCATTAA